TCTGCGCGCTGCCTATCGTGCGGTAGTTGGGGATGATCACGGCCCCCAGCTTGTGGAGTTGCTGAGCGTGTTTGGCGCAGACGGTGACGCGGGGGTTTCTGCACGCGGTGTCCCAGGTGGGCGAGGGGTCTCGACAAGCTCGACCAGCGAAATGGGGGCGTCGCAGGGGATAGAGGCGCGTGAGACTACGGTTGGGGCCGGCGCTGTGAGTGATGATGCGGTTCGCGGGGTCTCGAGCGGCGAGGGCGGCTCGAGTAGTGGGGCCGCGGCGACCGCAGACGGTGACGCGGGGGTTTCTGCACGCGGTGTCTCGGGTGGGCGAGGGGTCTCGACAAGCTCGACCAGCGAAATGGGGGCGTCGCAGGGGGTAGGGGCGCGTGAAACAACGGCTGGGGCTGGCGTTGTAAGTGATGATGCGGCTCGCGGGGTCTCGAGCGGCGAGGGCGGCTCGAGTAGTGGGGCCGCGGCGACCGGCGACGGTGAGGCGGGGTGGAGCGGGCGAGACGGGACGCGGGAAGCTTTTCGGGAAGCGTTGGCCGGAGTTCGCGGCAAAGAACTGGAACGCGGAATCACACTCGTGGGTCCGCACCGGGACGATCTGATTTTCATCCTCAATGATCTGCCGGCCAAGGGCTACGCCAGCCACGGAGAATCGTGGTCATTCGCACTGTCGCTGAAACTTGCATCCGCTGAGCTATTGCGTCGTGATTCAGCCACCGGCGACCCCGTTTTGATTCTCGACGACGTGTTCGCCGAGCTCGATCAGTCGCGTCGGCGTCGTCTGGCCGAGGCCATCAGTGAGTACGAGCAGGTTCTGATTACGGCTGCGGTGCTGGACGATGTTCCCGAGGCATTCACGGCCCACACGATTCATATTCGAGGCGGTGCCGTCGTCGATGCCTGAGCCGATCGACCCGCCCGAACGCCATCTCAGTGAAGCGGCGCAGGTCTTCCTCAGATTTAAAAATATTTTTGGCGATCCAAATGCTCGGCGGAGCCGAGGTAAGCGCCGACTGCGAGACGAGCAGGGGTCGAGCGTTCCCTATGGTGTGGGACGGGATCCGCGGGGAATCGGCGACACGATCAATTCCCTCACCATGCAACTCGGGTGGAATTCGCCGCTTGCCCAGTCCGAGCTCCT
This sequence is a window from Cryobacterium sp. CG_9.6. Protein-coding genes within it:
- a CDS encoding DNA replication/repair protein RecF, which gives rise to MRVTHLSLTDFRNYTEAEVPLRAGANLIVGRNGQGKTNLVEALGYLSTLGSHRVSDDKAMIRAGQPSAIIRARLEYNGREILTEVQLNRVGLNRAQVNRSAIRTRDLPRYFSSVVFAPEDLALVRGDPSGRRRFLDQLLVLRSPRMSGVIADYERVLKQRNSLLKSARGSMAKQNQLSTLDIWDERLIGLGSEIIDARSELVWLLGEPLRAAYRAVVGDDHGPQLVELLSVFGADGDAGVSARGVPGGRGVSTSSTSEMGASQGIEARETTVGAGAVSDDAVRGVSSGEGGSSSGAAATADGDAGVSARGVSGGRGVSTSSTSEMGASQGVGARETTAGAGVVSDDAARGVSSGEGGSSSGAAATGDGEAGWSGRDGTREAFREALAGVRGKELERGITLVGPHRDDLIFILNDLPAKGYASHGESWSFALSLKLASAELLRRDSATGDPVLILDDVFAELDQSRRRRLAEAISEYEQVLITAAVLDDVPEAFTAHTIHIRGGAVVDA